A stretch of DNA from Paenarthrobacter aurescens TC1:
CATTGCGCAGCCAGCGTACGAGGTCGGCCTTGGTTTGAACGGTTCGTCCGTTTTTCAGTAGAGCCAGAAGGATGTCGAACTGGCTGCGTGTCAGGGCAGTAGGCACACCATCAATCGCTGCCTGTCGAGTGCCTTGGTCCAGGGTCAGCCCTTTGTGCATGAAGTCGGAGCTGTCAGCTGGAACGACAGGGATGGCGTGCGCATCGGTGGGCTTGGGAGGGACAGGAGGGGGATGATTGTTGTCGTTCTGATGGGTGCTTCTCGGTCTTCGAAGCATTGCTTTTATGCGTGCCCTGAGCTCCCGGGGGCGGAACGGTTTTGTGATGTAGTCATCGGCTCCCGCTTCAAATCCCATGAGCGCATCGGCTTCATCGGCCCGACCGCTAACGATAATGACGTAGGCGTCGCTGAAGGTCCTGATGCGGCGAGACGCTTCAAGCCCGTCAAAGTCGGGGAGGCCGATGTCGATTGTCACGATGTCAGGGTTGTGTTCCTTTACACGCTCAAGGCCTTCAGATCCTGAGGAGGCTGCGTGCACGGCGAAGCCGGACTGCCGGAAAATTTCTGCCACGGCTGCCCTTATATCCTCGTCGTCTTCAATCACCACCGCCACGCCGCGCTCTCCCACCGTTGCTCCCTCTGTCGTGGAACCCTGCTGCTGCGCTGATTGTTGCTTCCACCGGTGCCTGTGTGAGCTTTCTAATCAGCAGTAAGCCGGAATCCCGCTTTTGCTCTTTCTTCTACATTCGATGCGGTCCACCGTGTGGCTGGTTTGGTCACCTCAGTTGTTGACGAAGCCCTTCATCCAGGTCTTCAGGTCCTCGCCGAATTCCACCCGCTCGGACGCCAGAGTGATGACGGCTTTGAGGTAGCTCAGCTTGTCGCCTGTGTCGAAGCGGCGGCCTTTGAAGACGACGCCATACACGCCGGCTCCTTGGCTTTCGCCGGCGGCCAGGGCTTGGAGTGCATCTGTCAGTTGGATCTCGTTGCCGCGGCCTGGCTCTGTGTTTTCTAGGACGTCGAACACGGAGGGGTGCAGAACGTACCGGCCGATCACGGCCAGGTTTGACGGGGCCTCGTTAACAGCAGGCTTTTCCACCAGGCTGTTGACGCGGACGTAGTCCTCTCCCTCAATGGCGGTGATGTCAGCACACCCATAGGCACTTATCTGGGAGGGATCAACCTCTATGAGCGCGATTACGGAACCGCCGGTCTTCTGCTGCACTTCCATCATGGTT
This window harbors:
- the galU gene encoding UTP-glucose-1-phosphate uridylyltransferase (identified by match to protein family HMM PF00483) yields the protein MLPVVDRPAIQYVVEEAIKAGLDDVLMITGRSKRALEDHFDRAPGLERVLELKGDKDRLESIQYAAELGPIHYVRQGEAKGLGHAVLCAKQHVGNEPFAVLLGDDLIDEAETLLETMMEVQQKTGGSVIALIEVDPSQISAYGCADITAIEGEDYVRVNSLVEKPAVNEAPSNLAVIGRYVLHPSVFDVLENTEPGRGNEIQLTDALQALAAGESQGAGVYGVVFKGRRFDTGDKLSYLKAVITLASERVEFGEDLKTWMKGFVNN
- a CDS encoding putative two-component system response regulator (identified by match to protein family HMM PF00072; match to protein family HMM PF00486), with the protein product MGERGVAVVIEDDEDIRAAVAEIFRQSGFAVHAASSGSEGLERVKEHNPDIVTIDIGLPDFDGLEASRRIRTFSDAYVIIVSGRADEADALMGFEAGADDYITKPFRPRELRARIKAMLRRPRSTHQNDNNHPPPVPPKPTDAHAIPVVPADSSDFMHKGLTLDQGTRQAAIDGVPTALTRSQFDILLALLKNGRTVQTKADLVRWLRNEPYNNGSFVSAKEERAVEVHLSNLRKKLGENPKRPRWIETVHGFGYRLTL